The window CTGTAACGTTTTTGTTATAAGTTTTCGAAACAGGTATATCGTCAATTCCTTCAAGATCAAGTTCTATATATACTCCTAATTTATCTCTACGGATAACCTTTACATGCTCAAAGTTAACCATATATGATCTGTGACATCTGATAATATTTGTACCTTCCAATTGTTTATCTAAAGTTCTTAATGTGTTTCTTAAAAGAAAATCTGATAATTTACCTTTATTCAGATACTTAATAGCAACATAATTATCTGCCGATTCTAAATAAATTATATTCTCGATTGTTATTGAGATTCTAAAAACACCATTATTGTCGCGAAAAACAATTACGGAACTATCTAATGGATGTGTAATTTCTTCTCTTTCTTTTTCACTTTCAATTTGTTTCAATCTTCTGCTTTTATCTTGCAATGCAAAATAAAGTGTTGAAATAATATAGGGTAAACTTATTATTAAAGCTACATAACTCACAGCCGATTTAAAATTATCAATAATATTATATAAACCCGGAAATTTATCAAAATTAATAATTAATGAAAAAATTGTGTAAAGTATTGCTAATAAAACTATCTCACACAAAAGCCAAATTATATATTGAATATAATAAAATGAGTGTTTGTTAGCATATAAACGCATTATAAACCTACTAATTGTTAGTGCAATTATACCAGTCAAAACTAATATCAGTGATCGAAAGAAAAAATTTAAACTATAGATATCATATTTATCTAACCAAGAGAAAGGATTGTATATATATACAAAAAGTAAACCGAAAACCGCCGTAAATAAAACAAAGCTAAGAATACTCTTAACTTCAGTAAAATATTTAGGGACTAATTTTCGTGTTTCTTTCATCATAAAATTTTTGCAAAGATAACAAATTGTTTAATGTTTAGTGTTTAAGGATTGGAGATTTTTTGGGAAAGAAATTTTCTGAAAGTGTTTTGAAGTAATAGACTTAGAAAGTGAAATTCTGATAAAAACTTGAGTGATTTTTCCTTTAAACTTAGAAAGTGGAAGTTTTATATAAAAAAGCAAAAAAGAATTTTAAATTTTGCATATTAATCTTTATATAAACTTAGAAAGTATAATACATAAAAAAAAGCCCGAATCCGGGCTTTTTTTTATGTATTATACTTATTCAGAAGAACTATTCCTTAATAATTTTCTTAGTAATAACATTTTTGGGAGTAATAACTTTAAACATATAAACTCCTTTATTAAATCTTGATATATCAACAGAAGTCATATTATTTATGTTTTGCTTATGGACTAAACTTCCATTTAAATTATATACTTGAAGTTCAATTTTATAATTTTCATTATCACTATTGAAACTTATAAATACTTGATTAGTTGCAGGATTTGGATAAATAGAGATATCAAATTGATTATAATCAAATATTCCTGCGCAATTATCAATATTAATTTTAATAGATTTTTTTACGATATAGCCTTTTTCATCAATAGCTTCTAATTCAATAACAACATAATTACCTTCAAACAAAGACATATCAAGAGAAAGATATCTATCCGTATTACCAGTAGACCATTTATATTGAATAAATCCATCTCCTCCATCCAAATTAAATTCAGACTGTCTACAAACTGTTGTGTCATTTCCGAAAGGTATTGCAGTTGGTATGATAAGAGGAGTATCAAAGAACTCTAAATATTTTTCAAGTAAAGAATTAACATCTCCTTCTAAACCACCATATTCAAAAGATGAACCGATAACTTTATATGTTCCTGCATCATATGCTGTTGCACCGCCAAACTCCACTGGTGAATTATTAAATATTTGAAATGCGGGAGCAGTAGCTGTTTGATAGTCTATTCTTAAATTATCTCCATTATACGAAAAAATCAAATCTTCTGTAAAACTGCCCTCAACTCCAACAATATTAGTAAAACCCTTTAACCACGACTCTTCATTTTTATCGCCTATAACATTAAAGTATTCAAAAAGTCCGTAATTTTTATCAAAATCCCAAAAAGAACCACTTTCTAAATAGAGTCTTCCGCCATTTTCAAGATACTCAATTAATATTTTTTGATATGCTTGTGTCAAAACAAAGTTTTCCGGATAAATACCTAAGGACAAAAAGATAAGAGAGTAATTTGATAATTCGTTAATAGTTGGCATTGTTGTTACATAGGGACATTGAGCTCCCGAGAGTTTAAAAATATCCTCTTTTAATTTAGGCATCGAATTATTATTACCATCAAGATCAATAATAAGAATTGATGTTGAACCAATATAAGTTATACATTTCTCTACAAGAACTTTGTCCATCTCATCCGTAAATTTTGTTTCAAAGTAAGATACGAAACTTTCAGGACATTCACTATCTACAGTAAAATCAAATTCGACAGTGAATGATTCACCTACGGATAATTCGCTTATAACAACAGATTGTTCTGAAACCGTAACATAAATATCGCATGGTTCAACAGTAACAACCACATTCTTAGCAGGATAATTTCCATAATTTATATAAACGAGTTTAAGCCTTCCTTCTTCTCCAGGTTCTAATTTTCCATTATTATTTCCAGTTTTTTCACTAACTTCATAAGAATTTAAGCTTATAAGAGGAGCAACTATTGTTGAATAAAAAGAGTTATTAATATCATTTTCAAACTTAAGATAAAAAAGACATTCAGAGGTCATTGCATCTACATCAACAATATATTTAATATTCTCAATCAAAGTTGTTTCTCCAGGCTGTAAGGCCGGGATTGTTATTTCATTAGTAATCAATAATATGTATTGATTATTACATAAAATTGTAGCATTCAGTTCCGGAGCCGCAATTAATCCGATATTTTCAATCGTCAGATTTATCAATATTTCTTCTCCATGATTAATGATTCCATCGTTATTTCCAAGTATATCACTAAAGCTATTTTCAATACTAAACTTAAAACTATTATTAACTACCTTTAAATTTTGAAAATAATGGAACCTATTATGTGCGGTAATATGAAGTTCCAGCACATCATTAACATCAAGATTTAATGAGGAAAGATTTATATTTACTAATCCATTTTCATCAGAAGTCGTTCGATAAATGAGAGTATTATCTTTCATTAATGCAATTCGTGCGAAAGCCGTATTACAAACAAACTGCAAATTTTCATCAGGGAAAATTATATTTGAAATATTAACTGTAATCTCAGTTGGTTTTTGAGTCCAGACTTCCATAGAAGGGTCGCCAAAAAGGTTAACTTCATAGGCTGTCCACCTAAAATAGCCGCTTTCATTCAACCAACTTGTGTATTTCTCTTTGGAATATCTATTCGCGTCGCCAACTTTCGGATAATTTGCATTATAAATACCATCATAAAACAACCTGTCATAGAATTGTGAGGAACTGTTTGTGCCACCTGGCATATACCAACCATAACGTGAATTTGCAATACAAGCTACATTTGCAGTAGGCAGAGTTGATATAATTTCCGCAAAACAATCGGTTGTACCATAAGAGTTCTCACCAGTATTTCTATTATCCATTGAACCATTATAACATCCTTGAGAATAGTGAATTACAAAAGATCTACTAATACCATCATTTGTAAAATTATTTGTTGTTAATGATGCGTTACCAATTTTCATATTGTAATCAACATTCGAATGACCTAAATGATTCAACATATTAACGCCTTTTTCATTATATGCTTTTTTGATATCGGCCAGGCCCCAGTTTTTATCACGTTCATATAAGCGTGAAATTTCTATATTCTCAGGTATTCCTGCAGAATAAAACCCATGATTATATGTGCCGGCAACTATTTCATCTTTATAATTTCCTCCCCATGTATATGAATCTAAAGATTCACCAACCATCAATGCTTTTTCAATATCATCAACTACAGGGCGGTCTTGATACAACATTAATTTATTAATAAAGTTATTTAGCTCATCGTGACTATCAATACATAGTCTTCCAACACTTACTTCTGCATAATAATCAATCTCGTCCGGTTCTCCCCACAAATCATTATTATTTTCATTCCATGTTCCGTTGAGATTCGAATAATACATATCAGCCGGAATACACGGATCATCTAATGCTGCAAAACCTCTGCACGGAATAATATTTTCAGACTCATTTTTAGTATCAGCATCGCCAACAAGAATTAAATATTGCAAACTTTTATTATCATAATAATCTTTTACACAATTTCTTATCTTATCCTGATTATCTACACCCGAATATTTCTGATATATATTTTCGGTAGTTTCTATTGCTGTATAATATCCGAATTTATTTTTAAAAACACTATACTCATCTAATTGTGATGCATATTCCGAAGAAGTAATAAATAAAACATCAACCTCATCGTTACTTTTTACATTATTATAAGAGTACGATTTTAATGCAGAGTTATTATTTACAAGATTATTAATTCTAGTAATTGTTTGAATTTTATTATTTGCCTGAAATTCTGATTTTTTATCCTTAGAATTATTCTTGAAAGTAATACTTTTTATCAACTTTATTACACCATCCGCAGGATAATATTCTGCTGCATATATACTTAAAGACGTAATACCGTATCCTCCCAAATAATGAGTTTTTGTAGCATTAATATTTATTGAAGGATATTTTGAATTTGATAAATATATTTCGTCATTTTCAACTATGTTGATAGTTTTATTTTCACTTGAAATAGGGACAGGAGTCGCTGCCGGTAATAACTTCCCCTCTACAACATTATCATAATACTCGATATCCGTAATTGTTATTCCTACTGATGCTCTATCTTGTTCTTCGAGTATAGAATAATGCATAAATGGAATAATCGGATTCCCTGGCATTGTAATTTCATGCAGGTCTTCATAAATCAGCTCAATATATTCGCCATTATTGATTATATCAGGATAATCGAATTCTAATCTTATTTCTTGAGAAAACAAATTCAAAGCCAACGAAGCTAAAAAAATTGATAGTAATATTATTTTTTTCATATAAACATAATTTTAATTTCTTATTAATAATTTAAATATACTATTAACTCATCGTAAAATATATAACATGCAAAGATAAACTTTTTAACAATACTTTAATTCTATAATAGCAGAAATTTAGGGTTAGTATATAACTTAATAAATATGATTATTAAAAATTTTATTATCATTCAATGATATAGAATTTATCCTCATTTTTATAATCATAATATTGATGAGCATCTACATAATTTTTAATGTCACCAAATATCTTATCAAAAATTAAATTAACAAAATCGTTTTTTATTTCATTTTTTAAATAAAAAGTATAACTGCTCCATTTATATTTTACATAATTCTTTATTTTCCTATGGATTTGAGGATTTTTGTGAATATATATCCATACGTTTCGTAAATACTTTTCGGAAGTAATTAACTTTCTTCTAAAATTCTTTCTAAAAAGGCTTCCGGATCGATTAAACACTTTATTGAAAGCTTTTGCATATGACATAAAACATCTACGCAACATTTCACTTATAATAATACTAACAACATTTCGCTTGCCAATAATCCGATGACGTTTAATAACTTTATCCAAACCTTTTACCATAGGTATTTGTTTTACAATTTCATTATATGATTTAACTCTAAATAGAAGATGATAGTGGTTATCCATTAAACAAGTGCCAATAATATCTACAAACTGTCCTAAATATTTATCTAATTTGGACAGAAAATATATTCTATTTTCATTTGTCTTAAAAATATTTCCCCCATTATTACCTTGATTAAAAACATGATAAATCTGATCTTCTAACATTGGTTGATGCAAATTAGACCAACTATTCGGGTTTTTCATAATAAAAAATTTTAGTATTATAAATATAATTGCAGAAATTGTCAATTTGCACCCATAAACAAAGTTTCATTAAACTTTCTAAGTCTATCAGAATTTTAAATGCATTTATATTAAAACCTGTTATTACGGTTGAATATATTTTTTACTAAACATAAAATGTATTTTTTTTCTATCTTTGCGCATTATTACATTACTTCATCTCATGACTGTTGACTTATTCGTTCCATGCTATATTGACCAATTTCATCCAGAAACTGCTTTTAATGCCATTAAAATTTTAGAAAAATGTGGTATTGAAGTAAATTACAATCCAGAACAAACCTGTTGTGGAAAAGAAGTTTATGATGCTGGATTTTTTGATAAAGCTAAAATTCTTAGTGAAAAATTTCTGGATGATTTTAACAACAAAAATATTATTGTAGGACTGTCACCTGCTTGTGTTAGTCATATACAAACTAATTATCAAAATATATTCCACAATTCAGGAAGTCATTATGACTATTTAGAAATCAGAAATAATATTTTTGAATTAACAGATTTTCTCGTAAATAAAATAAGAATGATAGATTTTGGTGCAAATTTCGAAGCGAATGCATATTATCATGATTCATGTCATGCTCTTAGAAAGTATTCGCATTGTCTCAAAGAAGAGCCGCGTATATTGTTAAATAATATTATTGGATTAAATCTTATTGAAGTAGAAGATTATGAGTGTTGTGGGTTTGGTGGACTTTTTTCTGTAAAATACAATTCAATTTCATCCGCAATGACAGCTCAAAAAGTTCAAAAAGCCATGCAATTAGGTGTTTCTCATATTATTTCAGCCGATTGCTCATGTTTGATGAATCTTAATGCATACATCAAAAAACATAATTTACCTATTTCAACAATTCATATTGCTGATGTAATTGCAAATTCTTTATAAAAATTAATATGACTGAAGAAGTTTTTTATCAAAAAATAGCATCTCAACTCAATTTAAATTTCATACAAGTAAAAAATACCATAGAATTACTCGAAAGTGGTAATACTATACCATTTATTGCCCGATATAGAAAAGAAGCTACCGGAAGTTTAAGCGAAGTTATAATTGCCTCGATAAATAATTTACTTTCTAAGTTTAAGGAAATAGAAAAACGTCGCGAATATATCTTGCAAACAATTCTTGAATTAGATCAATTAACTGATGAATTAAAGCAACAAATTGAGAATGTAGAAACACTTGAGGAGTTGGAAGATTTATACCTTCCGTATAAACCCAAAAGAAGAACTAGAGCTACAATTGCAAGAGAAAAAGGTTTGGAAGGTTTAGCCAAAATCATTATGGCTCAAAATTACAATGATATTGAAGCTATTGCAGAGAAATTTCTTAATGAGGAAAAAGAGGTTTTTTTAGTTGAAGAAGCTATTGTCGGAGCATCAGACATAATTGCTGAATGGGTTAATGAAAATGCTTATGTTCGATCCCGTATACGCAAATTATTTGAAAATGAGGCTTATATTCTTTCAAAAATTATAAATTCAAAAGAGGAGGAAGGTTCATTATATAAGCAGTATTTTGATTATAAAGAACTGGCTAAAAAGGCCCCATCTCACAGAATTCTTGCTGTCTTTAGAGGAGAGAATGAAAAATTCTTGCGTGTAAACATAACTCCGGATAAAGATAAGGCTATTATGATTCTTGAAAAGTTTTTTGTTAAAAATGATTCTCAAGCAGCTGAAATCGTTACATCTGCTATAAAAGATTCATATAGCAGATTAATGGAACCTTCTATCGAAACTGAAATCCGTGCGACACTAAAAGAAAAAGCCGATAAAGCCGCGATTGAAGTTTTTTCTGACAATCTTAGGCAGCTTCTAATGACTCCACCATTATATAATAAAAATGTTTTAGCCATTGACCCTGGATTTAGAACCGGATGTAAAGTTACCATTCTTGATAAAACAGGAAAATTGCTTAATAATGTTACTATTTATCCGCATCCTCCTGAAAACAAAGTTAAGGATGCAATAAACAAGTTAACATATCTTGTCGAAGCATACAAAATTGATGCAATAGCTATAGGCAACGGTACCGCCGGTAGAGAAACCGAAAATTTTATTAAGCGAATTCATTTTAATAGAGATATTATAGCTGTAATGGTTAACGAAAGTGGGGCTTCAATCTACAGTGCTTCTGCAATAGCACGCGAAGAATTTCCAGATTACGATTTAACTGTTCGCGGCTCCGTTTCAATAGGTCGTAGGTTGATTGATCCGCTTGCAGAATTAGTAAAAATTGATCCGAAATCTATTGGTGTCGGCCAATATCAACATGACGTAAACCAAACAAAATTGCAAGAAAGTTTAAATCAAGTTGTTGAAAGCTGTGTAAATTCAGTTGGTGTTGATGTTAATACCGCTTCGAAGCAATTACTAACTTATGTTTCAGGTTTAGGTCCGGTTTTAGCTCAAAATATCATTGATTACAGAAATCAAAATTCCAATTTCTCTTCAAGAGAAGAATTAAAAAAAGTTGCTCGCTATGGAAATAAAGCATTTGAACAATCAGCAGGTTTCCTCAGAATTAGAAATGGTAAAAATTCCTTAGACAACAGTGCGGTTCATCCGGAATCTTATCCTATAGTGGAAAAAATGGCCTTAGACTTAGAAAGTGATATTAAGGAGCTCATTGGCAACAAAAAACTCCTCGAAAAAATCAATCTCAATAAATACATCACTAAAGATGTCGGATTACCTACTTTAAACGACATCATAAATGAATTAGCAAAACCAGGTCGCGATCCGCGTAACGAATTTGAAATATTTGAATTTGACAAAAATATCAATTCTATTCAAGATGTCAGAGAAGGAATGGTATTACCTGGAATCATAACTAATATAACCTCTTTCGGAGCTTTCGTAGATATTGGGGTTCACCAAGACGGTTTGGTACATATTTCTCAAATAGCAGATAAATATATTTCCGATCCTTCTGAGTATGTAAAGTTGAATCAAAAAGTTATGGTAAAAGTTTTGGAAGTTGATGTCGACAGAAAAAGGATTTCATTATCAATGAAAAATATATAACCCGTTTTTTCGTTATGATTTAGGTTAGTAATATTAAAAAATTATTAATATGAAATCATCATAGCAAATAATTTATCTAAGCGAATAAAAAAAATAATCTATATTCGTTTCATGATTAAAAATTAAGTTTTATTGAAATCAAGTATTTGTCAATATATACAATTTAATTAAAAAAAAATAAACAAAAATATTTACGCATGAAAAAACATCTTTTAAAGCATACATTATTAATTATTACGTTTATATTGTTTTGCTTTACTTCTGATGCACAAATAATAAAAGCATATGTTGCCGGTGGATGCAATCTATCACAAATTGATGGAGATCAGGCATACGGTTACAAAAAATTCGGGGCAAACGTCGGAATAGGAGTAAATTTTAACATTCTTCCTTTTATGTCGGCATCAATTGAAGCAAATTTTAATCAAAAGGGCGCTAAACAGAAAGCCACTATTTACAACATTGAAACCGATCGTACTGGAGCATACAAAATAAATATCAACTATGCCGAGATACCTATTTTGTTATATTTTACAGACAAAGATCAATTATTTAAATTTGGTGTTGGTTTTTCATACGCAAGAATGGTTAATAATGCACGCGAAGAATGTTACAGAACAGATCATTCAAATTATATCATATATAACAAAACTGATGCAATGATTTCTTATGCAGATTTTGTTCCAGTCAATGAATCATTAAAAAACTTCGAATATTATGAAGTAGTTAAAGAATGGAATGAAAAAAACGGGAAACTAAATTCTAATGATTTCAGTGTGATTGCCAGTATCGAAGCAAGAATTTGGCAAAGATTGAAATTTGAGGTAAGATTTGCTTATTCATTAAAGCATTTAAGAACTTCTGATTATTACAGACAATATGTTAATGAAATTCCGGATGGTGTAGAAACTTACCAGGACGGAGAATTTTTGGCTTTCAAAAGAAAAGAATATAACAATACTTTAAGTTTCAGATTAATTTATGTTTTCAACGAAAGACAAGCCGAAAGAAATAAGGCATTAATTTCAACACGACAAGGAGATTTGAGATAATGAAAGAAGAAACGAAGGAATTAGCAGAATTAGCATATAAACTTGCTTACGACTATGATTTGGAATACGGATTTTGTCCGCAATGTGTATTAGCTGCAATTCAAGATATTAAAGACGATATTCCTGATGACTTGATTAAATCGTCACAAACATTAAGCGGCGGCGGCGGATTAATGGGTATAGGTTCATGCGGTGCTTTGCAAGGCGGATTATTAGCTATTGGCTTTTATCACGGTCGACAACGAAAAGACTTTGGGCGAAAAAGAAATATTCTTGCTTTAGAATTGTCAAGTCAATTAATAAAAAAGTTCAAAGAAGTTTATGGCGATAATATTTCATGTTTTGGAATTCAAAAGATGATGAGCGGGAGGAGTTTTAATAATTGGGATCCCGAAGATGCTAAGGCGTTCCGTGAAAGTGTTTGTAAAAAAGGTTGTGCTGAACTTTCAGGTAATGTTGCAAAATGGACGATTGAATTATTGGAAAAATAAGTATAAAGGAAAAAATACAAAAAATAAATAATCAAATAAGAAACAAAGTCCGGAAACTGAAAACTTCTAATTTATTTTTTGTCGGAAAAAACATTTAATTAAAAAAATTATTGTACTTTTGCAGTTCGAATTTAGTATCGTAAAATTATAAAGAAAAAAAATATGTATTTAAGTCCGGAAATTAAGGAGAATTTTTTCAAAGAACACGGTAGTTCAATAAGTGATACCGGTTCAACAGAAGGTCAAATAGCTTTGTTCTCATACAGAATCAAACATTTAACCGAACATTTGAAAAAAAATAAAAAAGATTTGGTAACCGAACGCTCACTTGTACGTTTGGTAGGTAAAAGAAGGAAACTTCTTGATTACCTAAAAAAGAATGATATCGAAAGATATAGGGCTATCGTTAAAAAGCTCGGATTAAGAAAGTAATTTCTAAAAAAAATAAAAGGCAATTAAAAGTTGATTGCCTTTTTTTATATTTATATAGTTTTAAATAAGTCATAATAAAAAATAAAATGTCAATACAAGGAATAACTTCATCTTTTAAGTTACCTAACGGAGAAGAAGTAATCATAGAAACCGGAAAATTAGCTAAACAAGCCAACGGTTCAGCGGTTGTTAAGATTGGTGACACAATGCTACTTGCAACGGTTGTAGCAAAAGAGGAAGCTGCAGAAAATACTGATTTTATGCCTCTTTCTGTTGAATATAAAGAAAAATATTACTCTGTCGGAAGATTTCCGGGTGGATTCTTCAAACGTGAGGCCAAACCTTCGGATTATGAAATATTAATTTCAAGATTAGTTGATAGAGCTTTACGCCCCTTATTTCCTGATGATTTTCACGCTGAAGTACAAGTGCAAGTTACTCTTATATCGGGAAATAAAAACGTTCTTCCCGATGCATACGCTGCTCTTGCGGCTTCATCTGCAATTGCAGTTTCCGACATCCCGTTTCATGGTGCAATATCTGAGGTCAGAGTAGCTCAAATCAACGGAGAGTTCGTCATCAATCCTAAAGTTGATGAACTTGAAAATTCGACTCTCGAATTAATCGTTGCCGCTGATAAAGATAACATTATGATGGTTGAAGGCGAATGTAAAGAGGTTTCGGAAGAAACAATGATAGATGCGCTTAAATTTGCTCACGATGCAATCAAAATACAATGTAAAGCTCAAGAAGAACTCGCAGCTAAAATTGAGAAAGCCCAAAATAAATACGAATACAGTCACGAAACAAATGATGAAGAACTTCGCAATAAGATTTATGATTTTTGTTATGATAGATGCTACGGGGTTGCCGGCTCTCACATCAGTAATAAAAAATTAAGATCACAAAAATTCAATGAAATAAAAGATGATTTTATAGCTGAATTAAGCGAAGAAGAAGCCGAAGAAAAGGCTTTTATGATTGATAGATATTTCCACGATACGGAAAAAGAAGCAATAAGAAATTATATTCTAGATAACAAAAAACGTATTGATGGAAGAAATCTTGATGAAATAAGACCTATTTGGTGCGAAGTTGATTATTTGCCTTCAGCACACGGATCGGCAATATTTACAAGAGGTGAAACACAATCATTAACCGCCGTAACTCTCGGAACAAAATTAGACGAACAGATTATTGACGGTGCCATTGTTGAAGGGAAAGAGAAATTAATCTTACATTATAACTTTCCTTCATTCTCAACAGGTGAGGTAAGACCTTCAAGAGGCGTAAGTCGTCGCGAAGTCGGTCACGGGAACTTAGCATTAAGAGCTTTAAAAGGTATGATCCCTGATGATCCTGAAGTTAATCCGTATACAATTCGTATAGTTTCTGATATTTTAGAATCGAACGGTTCATCTTCAATGGCTACTGTTTGTGCAGGAACTCTTGCACTTATGGATGCCGGCGTAAAAATGAAAAAACCTGTTACCGGAATTGCTATGGGTTTAATCACAGATAACAACCGTTACGTTGTTTTATCCGATATATTAGGTGATGAAGATCATCTTGGCGATATGGACTTCAAAGTTACCGGAACTAGAGACGGAATTACAGCTTGTCAAATGGATATCAAAGTTGACGGATTACCTTACGAAATATTAGCTAAAGCTTTGGATCAAGCAAAGCAAGGCAGATTACATATCCTTAATAAAATCTCGGAAACTTTAGCAGAACCAAGAACCGACTA is drawn from Bacteroidales bacterium and contains these coding sequences:
- the rpsO gene encoding 30S ribosomal protein S15, whose protein sequence is MYLSPEIKENFFKEHGSSISDTGSTEGQIALFSYRIKHLTEHLKKNKKDLVTERSLVRLVGKRRKLLDYLKKNDIERYRAIVKKLGLRK
- a CDS encoding polyribonucleotide nucleotidyltransferase, which translates into the protein MSIQGITSSFKLPNGEEVIIETGKLAKQANGSAVVKIGDTMLLATVVAKEEAAENTDFMPLSVEYKEKYYSVGRFPGGFFKREAKPSDYEILISRLVDRALRPLFPDDFHAEVQVQVTLISGNKNVLPDAYAALAASSAIAVSDIPFHGAISEVRVAQINGEFVINPKVDELENSTLELIVAADKDNIMMVEGECKEVSEETMIDALKFAHDAIKIQCKAQEELAAKIEKAQNKYEYSHETNDEELRNKIYDFCYDRCYGVAGSHISNKKLRSQKFNEIKDDFIAELSEEEAEEKAFMIDRYFHDTEKEAIRNYILDNKKRIDGRNLDEIRPIWCEVDYLPSAHGSAIFTRGETQSLTAVTLGTKLDEQIIDGAIVEGKEKLILHYNFPSFSTGEVRPSRGVSRREVGHGNLALRALKGMIPDDPEVNPYTIRIVSDILESNGSSSMATVCAGTLALMDAGVKMKKPVTGIAMGLITDNNRYVVLSDILGDEDHLGDMDFKVTGTRDGITACQMDIKVDGLPYEILAKALDQAKQGRLHILNKISETLAEPRTDYKPHVPRIESMIIDKEFIGAVIGPGGKIIQDIQATTNSTIVIEEVDNKGIIQIFAPDYESITAAKDRIKTIIAKPEVGEIYTGKVKSILDFGAFVEFLPGKEGLLHVSEIAWEKVDDVNKYMKIGDSIEVKLIEIDPKTGKFRLSRKALLPKPEGYQPPQRDNRNNNRPDNRNNNNRPKKD